In Arthrobacter ramosus, one DNA window encodes the following:
- a CDS encoding MarR family winged helix-turn-helix transcriptional regulator: protein MSSSAAGKQLGFLLARHGRIMNTRLRQALDSSGLSPRHAVLLCRLEESGPLSQQDLIDILSIDASGLVAVLNDLEREGLAERRRDPADRRRHIVEITAEGKRAVASIEVAVADVEQEAFAGFSADELQQLHGLLSRIHGEPADEACAED from the coding sequence ATGAGTTCTTCGGCAGCAGGAAAGCAACTGGGGTTTCTCCTGGCGCGCCACGGGCGCATCATGAATACGCGCCTCCGCCAAGCGCTGGACTCCTCCGGGCTCAGCCCAAGGCATGCCGTGCTGCTGTGCCGGCTTGAGGAGTCCGGGCCGCTCAGTCAGCAGGACCTGATCGATATCCTCTCAATCGACGCGAGCGGACTGGTAGCGGTCCTGAACGACCTTGAACGCGAAGGGCTGGCGGAACGACGCCGAGATCCCGCGGACCGCCGTCGTCATATCGTCGAAATCACCGCGGAAGGCAAGCGAGCGGTGGCGTCGATTGAAGTTGCGGTAGCCGACGTCGAGCAGGAGGCCTTTGCCGGGTTCTCCGCCGATGAACTCCAACAACTCCATGGGCTGTTGTCGAGGATCCACGGCGAACCCGCGGACGAGGCCTGCGCCGAGGACTGA